A genomic segment from Gorilla gorilla gorilla isolate KB3781 chromosome 3, NHGRI_mGorGor1-v2.1_pri, whole genome shotgun sequence encodes:
- the PCDH7 gene encoding protocadherin-7 isoform X7, translated as MLRMRTAGWARGWCLGCCLLLPLSLSLAAAKQLLRYRLAEEGPADVRIGNVASDLGIVTGSGEVTFSLESGSEYLKIDNLTGELSTSERRIDREKLPQCQMIFDENECFLDFEVSVIGPSQSWVDLFEGRVIVLDINDNTPTFPSPVLTLTVEENRPVGTLYLLPTATDRDFGRNGIERYELLQEPGGGGSGGESRRAGAADSAPYPGGGGNGASGGGSGGSKRRLDAPEGGGGTNPGGRSSVFELQVADTPDGEKQPQLIVKGALDREQRDSYELTLRVRDGGDPPRSSQAILRVLITDVNDNSPRFEKSVYEADLAENSAPGTPILQLRAADLDVGVNGQIEYVFGAATESVRRLLRLDETSGWLSVLHRIDREEVNQLRFTVMARDRGQPPKTDKATVVLNIKDENDNVPSIEIRKIGRIPLKDGVANVAEDVLVDTPIALVQVSDRDQGENGVVTCTVVGDVPFQLKPASDTEGDQNKKKYFLHTSTPLDYEATREFNVVIVAVDSGSPSLSSNNSLIVKVGDTNDNPPMFGQSVVEVYFPENNIPGERVATVLATDADSGKNAEIAYSLDSSVMGIFAIDPDSGDILVNTVLDREQTDRYEFKVNAKDKGIPVLQGSTTVIVQVADKNDNDPKFMQDVFTFYVKENLQPNSPVGMVTVMDADKGRNAEMSLYIEENNNIFSIENDTGTIYSTMSFDREHQTTYTFRVKAVDGGDPPRSATATVSLFVMDENDNAPTVTLPKNISYTLLPPSSNVRTVVATVLATDSDDGINADLNYSIVGGNPFKLFEIDPTSGVVSLVGKLTQKHYGLHRLVVQVNDSGQPSQSTTTLVHVFVNESVSNATVIDSQIARSLHTPLTQDIAGDPSYEISKQRLSIVIGVVAGIMTVILIILIVVMARYCRSKNKNGYEAGKKDHEDFFTPQQHDKSKKPKKDKKNKKSKQPLYSSIVTVEASKPNGQRYDSVNEKLSDSPSMGRYRSVNGGPGSPDLARHYKSSSPLPTVQLHPQSPTAGKKHQAVQDLPPANTFVGAGDNISIGSDHCSEYSCQTNNKYSKQVDTVQTMNPSGHIEESCKMNVCARK; from the coding sequence ATGCTGAGGATGCGGACCGCGGGATGGGCGCGCGGCTGGTGCTTGGGCTGCTGCCTCCTCCTGCCGCTCTCGCTCAGCCTGGCGGCCGCCAAGCAGCTCCTCCGGTACCGGCTGGCCGAGGAGGGCCCCGCCGACGTCCGCATCGGCAACGTGGCTTCAGACCTGGGCATCGTGACCGGATCGGGTGAGGTGACTTTCAGCCTGGAGTCCGGCTCCGAGTACCTGAAGATCGACAACCTCACGGGCGAGCTGAGCACGAGCGAGCGGCGCATCGACCGCGAGAAGCTGCCCCAGTGTCAGATGATCTTCGACGAGAACGAGTGCTTCCTGGACTTCGAGGTGTCGGTGATCGGGCCCTCGCAGAGCTGGGTGGACCTGTTTGAGGGTCGGGTCATCGTGCTTGACATCAACGACAACACGCCCACCTTCCCGTCGCCCGTGCTCACGCTCACGGTGGAGGAGAATCGGCCGGTGGGCACACTTTACCTGCTGCCCACAGCCACCGACCGCGACTTCGGCCGCAACGGCATCGAGCGCTACGAGCTGCTCCAGGAGCCCggaggcggcggcagcggcggcgagAGCCGGCGCGCCGGGGCGGCCGACAGCGCCCCCTACCCCGGGGGCGGCGGGAACGGCGCGAGCGGCGGCGGCTCGGGAGGCTCCAAGCGGCGGCTGGACGCACCAGAGGGCGGCGGCGGCACCAACCCCGGCGGCCGCAGCAGCGTGTTCGAGCTGCAGGTGGCGGACACCCCGGACGGCGAGAAGCAGCCTCAGCTGATCGTGAAGGGGGCGCTGGACCGCGAGCAGCGCGACTCCTACGAGCTGACCCTGCGAGTGCGCGACGGCGGCGACCCGCCTCGCTCCTCGCAGGCCATCCTACGGGTCCTCATCACCGACGTGAACGACAACAGCCCCCGCTTCGAGAAGAGCGTGTACGAGGCCGACTTGGCTGAGAACAGCGCCCCGGGGACCCCCATCCTGCAACTGCGCGCAGCCGACTTGGACGTGGGGGTCAACGGGCAGATCGAGTACGTGTTCGGGGCGGCCACCGAGTCGGTGAGGCGGCTGCTGCGCCTTGACGAGACGTCCGGCTGGCTCAGCGTCCTGCACCGGATCGACCGCGAGGAGGTGAACCAGCTGCGCTTCACGGTCATGGCCCGCGACCGCGGGCAGCCCCCCAAGACCGACAAGGCCACCGTGGTCCTTAACATCAAAGACGAGAACGACAACGTGCCGTCCATTGAAATCCGCAAGATTGGGCGCATCCCCCTCAAGGACGGGGTGGCCAACGTGGCCGAGGACGTTCTGGTCGACACCCCCATCGCTCTGGTGCAGGTGTCCGACCGAGACCAAGGCGAGAACGGGGTGGTCACCTGCACCGTGGTGGGCGACGTGCCCTTCCAGCTCAAGCCAGCCAGCGACACCGAGGGCGACCAGAACAAGAAAAAGTACTTCTTGCACACCTCGACCCCTCTGGACTATGAGGCCACCCGGGAGTTCAACGTGGTCATCGTGGCAGTGGACTCAGGCAGCCCCAGCCTCTCGAGCAACAACTCCCTGATTGTCAAGGTGGGAGACACCAACGACAACCCGCCCATGTTCGGCCAGTCGGTGGTGGAGGTTTACTTCCCTGAGAACAACATCCCGGGCGAGAGGGTGGCCACGGTGCTGGCGACAGACGCAGACAGCGGAAAGAACGCCGAGATCGCCTACTCGCTGGACTCCTCTGTGATGGGGATCTTTGCCATCGATCCCGATTCTGGGGACATCCTGGTCAATACCGTGCTGGACCGCGAGCAGACTGACAGGTATGAGTTTAAAGTTAACGCCAAAGACAAAGGCATCCCCGTGCTGCAGGGCAGCACTACGGTGATTGTGCAGGTGGCTGATAAGAATGACAATGACCCTAAGTTTATGCAGGACGTCTTCACCTTTTATGTGAAAGAAAACTTGCAGCCCAACAGCCCTGTGGGGATGGTCACCGTGATGGATGCTGACAAGGGGCGGAATGCAGAGATGAGCCTGTACATAGAGGAGAACAATAACATTTTTTCTATTGAAAATGACACGGGGACCATTTACTCCACAATGTCTTTTGACCGGGAACATCAGACCACATACACTTTCAGAGTCAAGGCTGTGGATGGGGGAGATCCTCCCAGATCTGCCACAGCTACAGTCTCGCTTTTTGTGATGGATGAAAATGACAATGCTCCCACAGTTACCCTTCCCAAAAACATTTCCTACACTTTACTGCCACCTTCGAGTAATGTCAGGACAGTAGTAGCTACAGTGTTGGCAACAGACAGTGATGATGGCATCAATGCAGACCTGAACTACAGCATTGTGGGAGGAAATCCCTTCAAGCTGTTTGAAATTGATCCCACTAGTGGTGTGGTTTCCTTAGTGGGAAAACTCACCCAAAAGCATTATGGCTTGCACAGGTTGGTGGTGCAAGTGAATGACAGTGGGCAGCCTTCCCAGTCCACCACGACTCTGGTGCACGTGTTTGTCAATGAAAGTGTTTCTAATGCAACTGTGATTGACTCCCAGATAGCTAGAAGTTTGCACACCCCACTCACCCAGGATATAGCTGGTGACCCCAGCTATGAAATTAGCAAACAGAGACTCAGTATTGTCATTGGCGTGGTTGCTGGCATTATGACGGTGATTCTAATCATCTTAATTGTAGTGATGGCAAGGTACTGCAggtccaaaaataaaaatggctatGAAGCCGGCAAAAAAGATCACGAGGACTTTTTTACACCCCAACAGCATGACAAATCTAAAAAGCCTAAAAaggacaagaaaaacaaaaaatctaagCAGCCTCTCTACAGCAGCATTGTCACTGTGGAGGCTTCTAAGCCAAATGGACAGAGGTATGATAGTGTCAATGAGAAGCTGTCAGACAGCCCAAGCATGGGGCGATACAGATCCGTTAATGGTGGGCCCGGCAGTCCTGACCTGGCAAGGCATTACAAATCTAGTTCCCCATTGCCTACTGTTCAGCTTCATCCCCAGTCACCAACTGCAGGAAAAAAACACCAGGCCGTACAAGATCTACCACCAGCCAACACATTTGTGGGAGCAGGAGACAACATTTCAATTGGATCAGATCACTGCTCTGAGTACAGCTGTCAAACCAATAACAAGTACAGCAAACAG
- the PCDH7 gene encoding protocadherin-7 isoform X8 gives MLRMRTAGWARGWCLGCCLLLPLSLSLAAAKQLLRYRLAEEGPADVRIGNVASDLGIVTGSGEVTFSLESGSEYLKIDNLTGELSTSERRIDREKLPQCQMIFDENECFLDFEVSVIGPSQSWVDLFEGRVIVLDINDNTPTFPSPVLTLTVEENRPVGTLYLLPTATDRDFGRNGIERYELLQEPGGGGSGGESRRAGAADSAPYPGGGGNGASGGGSGGSKRRLDAPEGGGGTNPGGRSSVFELQVADTPDGEKQPQLIVKGALDREQRDSYELTLRVRDGGDPPRSSQAILRVLITDVNDNSPRFEKSVYEADLAENSAPGTPILQLRAADLDVGVNGQIEYVFGAATESVRRLLRLDETSGWLSVLHRIDREEVNQLRFTVMARDRGQPPKTDKATVVLNIKDENDNVPSIEIRKIGRIPLKDGVANVAEDVLVDTPIALVQVSDRDQGENGVVTCTVVGDVPFQLKPASDTEGDQNKKKYFLHTSTPLDYEATREFNVVIVAVDSGSPSLSSNNSLIVKVGDTNDNPPMFGQSVVEVYFPENNIPGERVATVLATDADSGKNAEIAYSLDSSVMGIFAIDPDSGDILVNTVLDREQTDRYEFKVNAKDKGIPVLQGSTTVIVQVADKNDNDPKFMQDVFTFYVKENLQPNSPVGMVTVMDADKGRNAEMSLYIEENNNIFSIENDTGTIYSTMSFDREHQTTYTFRVKAVDGGDPPRSATATVSLFVMDENDNAPTVTLPKNISYTLLPPSSNVRTVVATVLATDSDDGINADLNYSIVGGNPFKLFEIDPTSGVVSLVGKLTQKHYGLHRLVVQVNDSGQPSQSTTTLVHVFVNESVSNATVIDSQIARSLHTPLTQDIAGDPSYEISKQRLSIVIGVVAGIMTVILIILIVVMARYCRSKNKNGYEAGKKDHEDFFTPQQHDKSKKPKKDKKNKKSKQPLYSSIVTVEASKPNGQRYDSVNEKLSDSPSMGRYRSVNGGPGSPDLARHYKSSSPLPTVQLHPQSPTAGKKHQAVQDLPPANTFVGAGDNISIGSDHCSEYSCQTNNKYSKQMRLHPYITVFG, from the exons ATGCTGAGGATGCGGACCGCGGGATGGGCGCGCGGCTGGTGCTTGGGCTGCTGCCTCCTCCTGCCGCTCTCGCTCAGCCTGGCGGCCGCCAAGCAGCTCCTCCGGTACCGGCTGGCCGAGGAGGGCCCCGCCGACGTCCGCATCGGCAACGTGGCTTCAGACCTGGGCATCGTGACCGGATCGGGTGAGGTGACTTTCAGCCTGGAGTCCGGCTCCGAGTACCTGAAGATCGACAACCTCACGGGCGAGCTGAGCACGAGCGAGCGGCGCATCGACCGCGAGAAGCTGCCCCAGTGTCAGATGATCTTCGACGAGAACGAGTGCTTCCTGGACTTCGAGGTGTCGGTGATCGGGCCCTCGCAGAGCTGGGTGGACCTGTTTGAGGGTCGGGTCATCGTGCTTGACATCAACGACAACACGCCCACCTTCCCGTCGCCCGTGCTCACGCTCACGGTGGAGGAGAATCGGCCGGTGGGCACACTTTACCTGCTGCCCACAGCCACCGACCGCGACTTCGGCCGCAACGGCATCGAGCGCTACGAGCTGCTCCAGGAGCCCggaggcggcggcagcggcggcgagAGCCGGCGCGCCGGGGCGGCCGACAGCGCCCCCTACCCCGGGGGCGGCGGGAACGGCGCGAGCGGCGGCGGCTCGGGAGGCTCCAAGCGGCGGCTGGACGCACCAGAGGGCGGCGGCGGCACCAACCCCGGCGGCCGCAGCAGCGTGTTCGAGCTGCAGGTGGCGGACACCCCGGACGGCGAGAAGCAGCCTCAGCTGATCGTGAAGGGGGCGCTGGACCGCGAGCAGCGCGACTCCTACGAGCTGACCCTGCGAGTGCGCGACGGCGGCGACCCGCCTCGCTCCTCGCAGGCCATCCTACGGGTCCTCATCACCGACGTGAACGACAACAGCCCCCGCTTCGAGAAGAGCGTGTACGAGGCCGACTTGGCTGAGAACAGCGCCCCGGGGACCCCCATCCTGCAACTGCGCGCAGCCGACTTGGACGTGGGGGTCAACGGGCAGATCGAGTACGTGTTCGGGGCGGCCACCGAGTCGGTGAGGCGGCTGCTGCGCCTTGACGAGACGTCCGGCTGGCTCAGCGTCCTGCACCGGATCGACCGCGAGGAGGTGAACCAGCTGCGCTTCACGGTCATGGCCCGCGACCGCGGGCAGCCCCCCAAGACCGACAAGGCCACCGTGGTCCTTAACATCAAAGACGAGAACGACAACGTGCCGTCCATTGAAATCCGCAAGATTGGGCGCATCCCCCTCAAGGACGGGGTGGCCAACGTGGCCGAGGACGTTCTGGTCGACACCCCCATCGCTCTGGTGCAGGTGTCCGACCGAGACCAAGGCGAGAACGGGGTGGTCACCTGCACCGTGGTGGGCGACGTGCCCTTCCAGCTCAAGCCAGCCAGCGACACCGAGGGCGACCAGAACAAGAAAAAGTACTTCTTGCACACCTCGACCCCTCTGGACTATGAGGCCACCCGGGAGTTCAACGTGGTCATCGTGGCAGTGGACTCAGGCAGCCCCAGCCTCTCGAGCAACAACTCCCTGATTGTCAAGGTGGGAGACACCAACGACAACCCGCCCATGTTCGGCCAGTCGGTGGTGGAGGTTTACTTCCCTGAGAACAACATCCCGGGCGAGAGGGTGGCCACGGTGCTGGCGACAGACGCAGACAGCGGAAAGAACGCCGAGATCGCCTACTCGCTGGACTCCTCTGTGATGGGGATCTTTGCCATCGATCCCGATTCTGGGGACATCCTGGTCAATACCGTGCTGGACCGCGAGCAGACTGACAGGTATGAGTTTAAAGTTAACGCCAAAGACAAAGGCATCCCCGTGCTGCAGGGCAGCACTACGGTGATTGTGCAGGTGGCTGATAAGAATGACAATGACCCTAAGTTTATGCAGGACGTCTTCACCTTTTATGTGAAAGAAAACTTGCAGCCCAACAGCCCTGTGGGGATGGTCACCGTGATGGATGCTGACAAGGGGCGGAATGCAGAGATGAGCCTGTACATAGAGGAGAACAATAACATTTTTTCTATTGAAAATGACACGGGGACCATTTACTCCACAATGTCTTTTGACCGGGAACATCAGACCACATACACTTTCAGAGTCAAGGCTGTGGATGGGGGAGATCCTCCCAGATCTGCCACAGCTACAGTCTCGCTTTTTGTGATGGATGAAAATGACAATGCTCCCACAGTTACCCTTCCCAAAAACATTTCCTACACTTTACTGCCACCTTCGAGTAATGTCAGGACAGTAGTAGCTACAGTGTTGGCAACAGACAGTGATGATGGCATCAATGCAGACCTGAACTACAGCATTGTGGGAGGAAATCCCTTCAAGCTGTTTGAAATTGATCCCACTAGTGGTGTGGTTTCCTTAGTGGGAAAACTCACCCAAAAGCATTATGGCTTGCACAGGTTGGTGGTGCAAGTGAATGACAGTGGGCAGCCTTCCCAGTCCACCACGACTCTGGTGCACGTGTTTGTCAATGAAAGTGTTTCTAATGCAACTGTGATTGACTCCCAGATAGCTAGAAGTTTGCACACCCCACTCACCCAGGATATAGCTGGTGACCCCAGCTATGAAATTAGCAAACAGAGACTCAGTATTGTCATTGGCGTGGTTGCTGGCATTATGACGGTGATTCTAATCATCTTAATTGTAGTGATGGCAAGGTACTGCAggtccaaaaataaaaatggctatGAAGCCGGCAAAAAAGATCACGAGGACTTTTTTACACCCCAACAGCATGACAAATCTAAAAAGCCTAAAAaggacaagaaaaacaaaaaatctaagCAGCCTCTCTACAGCAGCATTGTCACTGTGGAGGCTTCTAAGCCAAATGGACAGAGGTATGATAGTGTCAATGAGAAGCTGTCAGACAGCCCAAGCATGGGGCGATACAGATCCGTTAATGGTGGGCCCGGCAGTCCTGACCTGGCAAGGCATTACAAATCTAGTTCCCCATTGCCTACTGTTCAGCTTCATCCCCAGTCACCAACTGCAGGAAAAAAACACCAGGCCGTACAAGATCTACCACCAGCCAACACATTTGTGGGAGCAGGAGACAACATTTCAATTGGATCAGATCACTGCTCTGAGTACAGCTGTCAAACCAATAACAAGTACAGCAAACAG atGCGTCTACATCCATACATTACTGTGTTTGGCTGA
- the PCDH7 gene encoding protocadherin-7 isoform X5: MLRMRTAGWARGWCLGCCLLLPLSLSLAAAKQLLRYRLAEEGPADVRIGNVASDLGIVTGSGEVTFSLESGSEYLKIDNLTGELSTSERRIDREKLPQCQMIFDENECFLDFEVSVIGPSQSWVDLFEGRVIVLDINDNTPTFPSPVLTLTVEENRPVGTLYLLPTATDRDFGRNGIERYELLQEPGGGGSGGESRRAGAADSAPYPGGGGNGASGGGSGGSKRRLDAPEGGGGTNPGGRSSVFELQVADTPDGEKQPQLIVKGALDREQRDSYELTLRVRDGGDPPRSSQAILRVLITDVNDNSPRFEKSVYEADLAENSAPGTPILQLRAADLDVGVNGQIEYVFGAATESVRRLLRLDETSGWLSVLHRIDREEVNQLRFTVMARDRGQPPKTDKATVVLNIKDENDNVPSIEIRKIGRIPLKDGVANVAEDVLVDTPIALVQVSDRDQGENGVVTCTVVGDVPFQLKPASDTEGDQNKKKYFLHTSTPLDYEATREFNVVIVAVDSGSPSLSSNNSLIVKVGDTNDNPPMFGQSVVEVYFPENNIPGERVATVLATDADSGKNAEIAYSLDSSVMGIFAIDPDSGDILVNTVLDREQTDRYEFKVNAKDKGIPVLQGSTTVIVQVADKNDNDPKFMQDVFTFYVKENLQPNSPVGMVTVMDADKGRNAEMSLYIEENNNIFSIENDTGTIYSTMSFDREHQTTYTFRVKAVDGGDPPRSATATVSLFVMDENDNAPTVTLPKNISYTLLPPSSNVRTVVATVLATDSDDGINADLNYSIVGGNPFKLFEIDPTSGVVSLVGKLTQKHYGLHRLVVQVNDSGQPSQSTTTLVHVFVNESVSNATVIDSQIARSLHTPLTQDIAGDPSYEISKQRLSIVIGVVAGIMTVILIILIVVMARYCRSKNKNGYEAGKKDHEDFFTPQQHDKSKKPKKDKKNKKSKQPLYSSIVTVEASKPNGQRYDSVNEKLSDSPSMGRYRSVNGGPGSPDLARHYKSSSPLPTVQLHPQSPTAGKKHQAVQDLPPANTFVGAGDNISIGSDHCSEYSCQTNNKYSKQPFRRVTFSVVSQPQDPHQGSLQSCYDSGLEESETPSSKSSSGPRLGALPLPEDNYERTTPDGSVGEAEHMENGVAAITTFPFLPFPHGKTHGRRVLLRPLH; the protein is encoded by the coding sequence ATGCTGAGGATGCGGACCGCGGGATGGGCGCGCGGCTGGTGCTTGGGCTGCTGCCTCCTCCTGCCGCTCTCGCTCAGCCTGGCGGCCGCCAAGCAGCTCCTCCGGTACCGGCTGGCCGAGGAGGGCCCCGCCGACGTCCGCATCGGCAACGTGGCTTCAGACCTGGGCATCGTGACCGGATCGGGTGAGGTGACTTTCAGCCTGGAGTCCGGCTCCGAGTACCTGAAGATCGACAACCTCACGGGCGAGCTGAGCACGAGCGAGCGGCGCATCGACCGCGAGAAGCTGCCCCAGTGTCAGATGATCTTCGACGAGAACGAGTGCTTCCTGGACTTCGAGGTGTCGGTGATCGGGCCCTCGCAGAGCTGGGTGGACCTGTTTGAGGGTCGGGTCATCGTGCTTGACATCAACGACAACACGCCCACCTTCCCGTCGCCCGTGCTCACGCTCACGGTGGAGGAGAATCGGCCGGTGGGCACACTTTACCTGCTGCCCACAGCCACCGACCGCGACTTCGGCCGCAACGGCATCGAGCGCTACGAGCTGCTCCAGGAGCCCggaggcggcggcagcggcggcgagAGCCGGCGCGCCGGGGCGGCCGACAGCGCCCCCTACCCCGGGGGCGGCGGGAACGGCGCGAGCGGCGGCGGCTCGGGAGGCTCCAAGCGGCGGCTGGACGCACCAGAGGGCGGCGGCGGCACCAACCCCGGCGGCCGCAGCAGCGTGTTCGAGCTGCAGGTGGCGGACACCCCGGACGGCGAGAAGCAGCCTCAGCTGATCGTGAAGGGGGCGCTGGACCGCGAGCAGCGCGACTCCTACGAGCTGACCCTGCGAGTGCGCGACGGCGGCGACCCGCCTCGCTCCTCGCAGGCCATCCTACGGGTCCTCATCACCGACGTGAACGACAACAGCCCCCGCTTCGAGAAGAGCGTGTACGAGGCCGACTTGGCTGAGAACAGCGCCCCGGGGACCCCCATCCTGCAACTGCGCGCAGCCGACTTGGACGTGGGGGTCAACGGGCAGATCGAGTACGTGTTCGGGGCGGCCACCGAGTCGGTGAGGCGGCTGCTGCGCCTTGACGAGACGTCCGGCTGGCTCAGCGTCCTGCACCGGATCGACCGCGAGGAGGTGAACCAGCTGCGCTTCACGGTCATGGCCCGCGACCGCGGGCAGCCCCCCAAGACCGACAAGGCCACCGTGGTCCTTAACATCAAAGACGAGAACGACAACGTGCCGTCCATTGAAATCCGCAAGATTGGGCGCATCCCCCTCAAGGACGGGGTGGCCAACGTGGCCGAGGACGTTCTGGTCGACACCCCCATCGCTCTGGTGCAGGTGTCCGACCGAGACCAAGGCGAGAACGGGGTGGTCACCTGCACCGTGGTGGGCGACGTGCCCTTCCAGCTCAAGCCAGCCAGCGACACCGAGGGCGACCAGAACAAGAAAAAGTACTTCTTGCACACCTCGACCCCTCTGGACTATGAGGCCACCCGGGAGTTCAACGTGGTCATCGTGGCAGTGGACTCAGGCAGCCCCAGCCTCTCGAGCAACAACTCCCTGATTGTCAAGGTGGGAGACACCAACGACAACCCGCCCATGTTCGGCCAGTCGGTGGTGGAGGTTTACTTCCCTGAGAACAACATCCCGGGCGAGAGGGTGGCCACGGTGCTGGCGACAGACGCAGACAGCGGAAAGAACGCCGAGATCGCCTACTCGCTGGACTCCTCTGTGATGGGGATCTTTGCCATCGATCCCGATTCTGGGGACATCCTGGTCAATACCGTGCTGGACCGCGAGCAGACTGACAGGTATGAGTTTAAAGTTAACGCCAAAGACAAAGGCATCCCCGTGCTGCAGGGCAGCACTACGGTGATTGTGCAGGTGGCTGATAAGAATGACAATGACCCTAAGTTTATGCAGGACGTCTTCACCTTTTATGTGAAAGAAAACTTGCAGCCCAACAGCCCTGTGGGGATGGTCACCGTGATGGATGCTGACAAGGGGCGGAATGCAGAGATGAGCCTGTACATAGAGGAGAACAATAACATTTTTTCTATTGAAAATGACACGGGGACCATTTACTCCACAATGTCTTTTGACCGGGAACATCAGACCACATACACTTTCAGAGTCAAGGCTGTGGATGGGGGAGATCCTCCCAGATCTGCCACAGCTACAGTCTCGCTTTTTGTGATGGATGAAAATGACAATGCTCCCACAGTTACCCTTCCCAAAAACATTTCCTACACTTTACTGCCACCTTCGAGTAATGTCAGGACAGTAGTAGCTACAGTGTTGGCAACAGACAGTGATGATGGCATCAATGCAGACCTGAACTACAGCATTGTGGGAGGAAATCCCTTCAAGCTGTTTGAAATTGATCCCACTAGTGGTGTGGTTTCCTTAGTGGGAAAACTCACCCAAAAGCATTATGGCTTGCACAGGTTGGTGGTGCAAGTGAATGACAGTGGGCAGCCTTCCCAGTCCACCACGACTCTGGTGCACGTGTTTGTCAATGAAAGTGTTTCTAATGCAACTGTGATTGACTCCCAGATAGCTAGAAGTTTGCACACCCCACTCACCCAGGATATAGCTGGTGACCCCAGCTATGAAATTAGCAAACAGAGACTCAGTATTGTCATTGGCGTGGTTGCTGGCATTATGACGGTGATTCTAATCATCTTAATTGTAGTGATGGCAAGGTACTGCAggtccaaaaataaaaatggctatGAAGCCGGCAAAAAAGATCACGAGGACTTTTTTACACCCCAACAGCATGACAAATCTAAAAAGCCTAAAAaggacaagaaaaacaaaaaatctaagCAGCCTCTCTACAGCAGCATTGTCACTGTGGAGGCTTCTAAGCCAAATGGACAGAGGTATGATAGTGTCAATGAGAAGCTGTCAGACAGCCCAAGCATGGGGCGATACAGATCCGTTAATGGTGGGCCCGGCAGTCCTGACCTGGCAAGGCATTACAAATCTAGTTCCCCATTGCCTACTGTTCAGCTTCATCCCCAGTCACCAACTGCAGGAAAAAAACACCAGGCCGTACAAGATCTACCACCAGCCAACACATTTGTGGGAGCAGGAGACAACATTTCAATTGGATCAGATCACTGCTCTGAGTACAGCTGTCAAACCAATAACAAGTACAGCAAACAG